A DNA window from Solanum lycopersicum chromosome 3, SLM_r2.1 contains the following coding sequences:
- the LOC101251358 gene encoding protoporphyrinogen oxidase-like protein isoform X1, protein MTESEGDVTFLLDSLGLREKQQFPLSQNKRYIARNGTPTLIPSNPFDLFKSNFLSTGSKLQMLFEPLLWKNKKLTKVSDKHESVSGFFQRHFGKEVVDYLIDPFVAGTCGGDPDSLSMHLSFPDLWNLEKRFGSVIVGAIRSKLSPIKEKKQGPPRTSVNKKRQRGSFSFLGGMQTLTDAICKNLKEDELRLNSRVLELSCSCSGDSGIDSWSIFSASPHKRQAEEESFDAVIMTAPLCDVKSMKIAKRGNPFLLNFIPEVDYVPLSVVITTFKKESVKHPLEGFGVLVPSQEQKHGLKTLGTLFSSMMFPDRAPNNVYLYTTFVGGSRNRELAKASRTELKEIVTSDLKQLLGAEGEPTYVNHLCWSKAFPLYGHNYDSVLDAIDKMEKSLPGLFYAGNHKGGLSVGKALSSGCNAADLVISYLEAVSADTKNHS, encoded by the exons ATG ACTGAAAGTGAAGGTGATGTCACATTTTTGCTTGATTCGCTTGGACTCCGAGAAAAACAACAATTC CCACTTTCACAGAACAAGCGCTACATTGCCAGAAATGGTACTCCTACTCTG ATACCTTCAAATCCATTTGACCTATTCAAAAGCAATTTTCTTTCCACTGGATCAAAG CTTCAGATGCTTTTCGAGCCACTTTTGTGGAAGAATAAAAAGCTTACAAAGGTGTCTGACAAACACGAAAG TGTCAGTGGATTCTTCCAGCGTCATTTTGGAAAGGAG GTTGTCGACTATCTAATTGACCCTTTTGTTGCTGGAACATGTGGTGGTGATCCTGACTCGCTTTCA ATGCACCTTTCATTTCCAGACTTGTGGAATTTAGAGAAAAG GTTTGGTTCAGTCATAGTTGGGGCAATTCGATCTAAGTTATCTCCTATAAAGGAAAAGAAACAAGGGCCACCCAGAACTTCAGTAAATAAGAAGCGCCAGCGGGGGTCCTTTTCATTTTTGGGCGGAATGCAA ACACTTACTGACGCAATATGCAAAAATCTCAAAGAAGATGAACTTAGGCTAAACTCTAGAGTTCTGGAATTATCTTGTAGCTGTAGTGGGGACTCTGGGATAGATAGCTGGTCAATTTTTTCTGCCTCTCCACACAAGCGGCAAGCAGAAGAAGAATCATTTGATGCTGTAATTATGACG GCCCCTCTCTGTGACGTTAAGAGTATGAAGATTGCTAAGAGAGGAAATCCATTTCTGCTCAACTTTATTCCTGAG GTCGATTATGTACCACTATCTGTTGTTATAACCACATTTAAGAAGGAGAGTGTAAAGCATCCCCTTGAGGGTTTTGGAGTGCTTGTACCCTCCCAGGAGCAAAAACATGGTCTGAAGACACTAG GCACCCTCTTCTCTTCTATGATGTTTCCAGATCGTGCACCCAACAATGTCTATCTCTATACTACATTTGTTGGTGGAAGCCGAAATAGAGAACTCGCGAAAGCCTCGAG GACTGAGCTGAAAGAGATAGTAACTTCTGACCTTAAGCAGTTGTTGGGTGCTGAGGGAGAGCCAACATATGTGAA TCATTTATGCTGGAGTAAAGCATTTCCATTGTACGGGCATAACTATGATTCAGTCCTAGACGCAATTGACAAAATGGAGAAAAGCCTTCCTGGATTATTCTATGCAg GTAACCACAAGGGGGGATTGTCAGTTGGCAAAGCATTATCTTCTGGATGCAATGCAGCAGATCTTGTTATATCATATCTTGAAGCGGTTTCAGCTGACACCAAAAACCATAGCTGA
- the LOC101251358 gene encoding protoporphyrinogen oxidase-like protein (The RefSeq protein has 3 substitutions compared to this genomic sequence), translating into MAPSAGEDKQKRVAVIGAGVSGLAAAYKLKVHGLNVTVFEAEGRAGGKLRSLSQDGLIWDEGANTMTESEGDVTFLLDSLGLREKQQFPLSQNKRYIARNGTPTLIPSNPFDLFKSNFLSTGSKLQMLFEPLLWKNKKLTKVSDKHESVSGFFQRHFGKEVVDYLIDPFVAGTCGGDPDSLSMHLSFPDLWNLEKRFGSVIVGAIQSKLSPIKEKKQGPPRTSINKKRQRGSFSFLGGMQTLTDAICKNLKEDELRLNSRVLELSCSCSGDSAIDSWSIFSASPHKRQAEEESFDAVIMTAPLCDVKSMKIAKRGNPFLLNFIPEVDYVPLSVVITTFKKESVKHPLEGFGVLVPSQEQKHGLKTLGTLFSSMMFPDRAPNNVYLYTTFVGGSRNRELAKASRTELKEIVTSDLKQLLGAEGEPTYVNHLCWSKAFPLYGHNYDSVLDAIDKMEKSLPGLFYAGNHKGGLSVGKALSSGCNAADLVISYLEAVSADTKNHS; encoded by the exons ATGGCTCCATCTGCCGGAGAAGATAAACAAA AGAGAGTTGCAGTCATTGGTGCTGGCGTCAG TGGACTTGCTGCAGCATACAAGTTGAAAGTTCATGGCTTGAATGTCACAGTATTTGAAGCAGAAGGGAGAGCTGGAGGGAAGTTACGAAGCCTGAGTCAAGATGGCCTAATATGGGATGAAGGCGCAAATACTATG ACTGAAAGTGAAGGTGATGTCACATTTTTGCTTGATTCGCTTGGACTCCGAGAAAAACAACAATTC CCACTTTCACAGAACAAGCGCTACATTGCCAGAAATGGTACTCCTACTCTG ATACCTTCAAATCCATTTGACCTATTCAAAAGCAATTTTCTTTCCACTGGATCAAAG CTTCAGATGCTTTTCGAGCCACTTTTGTGGAAGAATAAAAAGCTTACAAAGGTGTCTGACAAACACGAAAG TGTCAGTGGATTCTTCCAGCGTCATTTTGGAAAGGAG GTTGTCGACTATCTAATTGACCCTTTTGTTGCTGGAACATGTGGTGGTGATCCTGACTCGCTTTCA ATGCACCTTTCATTTCCAGACTTGTGGAATTTAGAGAAAAG GTTTGGTTCAGTCATAGTTGGGGCAATTCGATCTAAGTTATCTCCTATAAAGGAAAAGAAACAAGGGCCACCCAGAACTTCAGTAAATAAGAAGCGCCAGCGGGGGTCCTTTTCATTTTTGGGCGGAATGCAA ACACTTACTGACGCAATATGCAAAAATCTCAAAGAAGATGAACTTAGGCTAAACTCTAGAGTTCTGGAATTATCTTGTAGCTGTAGTGGGGACTCTGGGATAGATAGCTGGTCAATTTTTTCTGCCTCTCCACACAAGCGGCAAGCAGAAGAAGAATCATTTGATGCTGTAATTATGACG GCCCCTCTCTGTGACGTTAAGAGTATGAAGATTGCTAAGAGAGGAAATCCATTTCTGCTCAACTTTATTCCTGAG GTCGATTATGTACCACTATCTGTTGTTATAACCACATTTAAGAAGGAGAGTGTAAAGCATCCCCTTGAGGGTTTTGGAGTGCTTGTACCCTCCCAGGAGCAAAAACATGGTCTGAAGACACTAG GCACCCTCTTCTCTTCTATGATGTTTCCAGATCGTGCACCCAACAATGTCTATCTCTATACTACATTTGTTGGTGGAAGCCGAAATAGAGAACTCGCGAAAGCCTCGAG GACTGAGCTGAAAGAGATAGTAACTTCTGACCTTAAGCAGTTGTTGGGTGCTGAGGGAGAGCCAACATATGTGAA TCATTTATGCTGGAGTAAAGCATTTCCATTGTACGGGCATAACTATGATTCAGTCCTAGACGCAATTGACAAAATGGAGAAAAGCCTTCCTGGATTATTCTATGCAg GTAACCACAAGGGGGGATTGTCAGTTGGCAAAGCATTATCTTCTGGATGCAATGCAGCAGATCTTGTTATATCATATCTTGAAGCGGTTTCAGCTGACACCAAAAACCATAGCTGA
- the LOC101252360 gene encoding uncharacterized protein: MPPTYLPLRWESTGDQWWYASPIDWAAANGHYDLVRELLRLDGNHLIKLTSLRRIRRLESVWDDEEQFDDVARCRSQVARELHLECETKKGKNSLLTAGYGGWLLYTAASAGDLDFVRELLEKDPLLVFGEGEYGVTDILYAAARSKNCEVFKVLFDFAMSPRFIARGGRGLEEQIGEIPSAYKWEMMNRAIHAAARGGNLMVLKELLVNCSDDILAYRDIQGATLLHTAAGKGQVEVVKYLLISLDIIDSIDNQGNTALHVAACRGQLAVVEALIVASPLLIYSKNNAGETFLHVAISGFQTPYFRRLDHQIDLMKQLVCGKISNVEEIVNAENNDGRTALHLAVIGNIHSELVELLMTVRYINVNTRDKDGMTPLDILKQRPRSASSELLTKQLISAGGIFSHHDYSARRVVASHLKMQNINSSPGTSFRISDTEIFLYTGIEHASDGSRNAELSHPCTSPDTFCSTNGKKPGSANDAAQKLKRFFHWPKIKKRDSKRLKILVDQSSASNSAVALVPLRERYSKPSSLPNHKRTLSASSNLPSPTAKKKFASGLVNGVMQAIPHLSLPRRSSRASSFSISSWSSRSSMDKQKAIVIDTELAGPSCSHPSEGTPSDSIHKQNAGHKRLVNQYLCFGASGRPVKAPSTGMQPYDIYERSVLSAA; the protein is encoded by the exons ATGCCTCCTACATACTTACCGCTTCGTTGGGAGAGTACTGGAGATCAATGGTGGTATGCTTCACCAATTGATTGGGCAGCTGCAAATGGTCACTATGATTTGGTGCGTGAGCTTCTTCGCTTAGATGGGAATCACCTTATCAAGCTCACTTCACTACGTAGGATCAGAAGGCTCGAGTCTGTTTGGGATGACGAAGAGCAATTTGATGATGTTGCTAGATGTCGGTCACAGGTTGCAAGGGAACTTCACCTTGAATGTGAGACCAAGAAAGGGAAAAATTCCCTTCTTACAGCTGGCTACGGTGGATGGCTATTATATACTGCTGCTTCTGCTGGAGACCTGGATTTTGTTCGAGAACTGCTCGAAAAAGATCCCCTCTTGGTCTTTGGAGAAGGAGAGTATGGTGTCACTGACATATTATATGCTGCTGCTAGGAGTAAAAACTGCGAGGTGTTTAAggttttgtttgattttgcTATGTCTCCGAGGTTTATAGCGCGTGGTGGCAGAGGTTTAGAGGAACAGATTGGGGAGATTCCATCTGCTTATAAATGGGAGATGATGAATAGAGCTATTCATGCAGCTGCTAGAGGAGGCAATCTTATGGTACTAAAGGAGCTTCTTGTTAACTGTTCTGATGATATATTGGCTTACAGAGACATTCAGGGTGCAACTCTCTTACATACGGCTGCTGGCAAAGGCCAGGTCGAG GTTgttaaatatcttttaataaGTTTGGATATTATCGACTCCATAGACAACCAAGGCAACACTGCACTACATGTGGCTGCTTGTAGGGGCCAATTAGCTGTTGTTGAAGCTCTCATTGTTGCTTCACCTTTGTTGATCTATTCAAAAAACAATGCTGGAGAAACATTTCTTCATGTTGCCATTAGTGGTTTCCAAACGCCTTATTTCCGCAGATTGGACCATCAAATCGATCTCATGAAGCAATTAGTTTGTGGAAAAATTTCCAACGTTGAAGAGATTGTTAATGCTGAAAACAATGATGGTAGAACTGCTCTTCATTTGGCTGTCATTGGAAATATTCATTCTGAACTTGTGGAGTTACTTATGACTGTCCGATATATTAACGTCAATACTCGTGATAAGGATGGAATGACACCACTTGATATCCTGAAGCAACGGCCACGTTCTGCTTCATCAGAGCTACTTACAAAGCAGTTGATATCTGCAGGGGGGATTTTCAGTCATCACGATTATTCAGCAAGAAGAGTTGTTGCATCCCATTTAAAGATGCAAAATATAAATAGCAGTCCTGGAACTTCTTTTAGAATCTCAGACACTGAAATATTCTTATATACGGGCATTGAACATGCATCAGATGGCAGTAGAAATGCTGAGCTGAGTCATCCCTGCACGAGTCCTGATACCTTTTGTTCTACAAATGGCAAGAAACCTGGTTCCGCAAATGATGCAGCACAAAAACTGAAACGCTTCTTCCATTGgccaaaaattaagaaaagagaTAGTAAGAGACTCAAGATATTGGTGGATCAAAGTTCTGCTAGTAATTCAGCCGTGGCACTAGTTCCTCTACGAGAAAGGTACTCAAAGCCCTCATCACTTCCGAATCACAAAAGGACTCTGTCTGCTAGTAGTAACCTTCCAAGTCCAACAGCAAAGAAGAAATTTGCTTCAGGACTAGTAAACGGTGTCATGCAGGCCATACCACATCTTAGCCTCCCTCGTAGATCATCTCGTGCAAGTTCATTCTCGATTTCATCATGGTCTTCACGCAGTTCTATGGACAAACAAAAAGCAATTGTAATTGACACTGAGCTTGCTGGACCTTCTTGTTCTCATCCGTCAGAGGGTACACCATCAGACTCGATACACAAACAAAACGCAGGACATAAAAGGTTGGTGAACCAATATCTGTGTTTTGGTGCTTCAGGACGACCTGTCAAGGCTCCTTCAACTGGTATGCAGCCATATGACATCTACGAGCGGTCTGTCCTATCTGCAGCTTGA
- the LOC101252054 gene encoding 4-coumarate--CoA ligase-like 9, producing MDNASSSSSVDPNSGFSSKTKTFHSFRPPLLLPPMSSPVSAASYALSLQHNTEATAFIDSSTGRRISFSDFRQRVVSLASSIQNTLRLSKNDVAFVLSPNSTHIPILYFSLLSLGVVISPANPLSTESELLRQIKLTKPVIAFATSRNFQKLPKLKHPAVLIDTPEFELMMMNTGLKLKTVEVNQSDLAAIMYSSGTTGEVKGVKLTHRNFIASIANYHAQRPERDSPAVMLYTVPLFHVFGFHYMLKSVAITDTVVVMERFDLKKMLKTVVDFRVTQLVVAPPVVVAMAKGSVTHGYDLSSLEAVGSGGASLGKDVMQAFAHKFPNIILFQGYGLTETTGAAFRSATTEEMLHQGSVGRLMANSEAKIVDPDTGIALCPVEQGELWIKGPIIMQGYIGDPKNTSETLMPCGWLRTGDLCYIDHHGYLFVVDRLKELIKYKGYQVAPAELEQLLQSHPEIVDAAVIPYPDEEAGQLPMAFVVRRPQSTLDKEQVIDFISKQVAPYKKIRRVAFVSSIPKSPSGKILRRELKRIHLPGSKL from the exons ATGGACAACGCAAGTTCATCATCTTCCGTCGACCCAAATAGCGGATTCTCTTCAAAAACCAAAACTTTCCATAGTTTCCGACCACCACTCCTACTTCCTCCAATGTCTTCTCCTGTTTCCGCTGCTTCTTATGCACTATCTCTCCAACACAACACTGAAGCCACCGCCTTTATCGACTCATCCACCGGTCGCCGTATCTCCTTCTCCGATTTCCGGCAACGTGTTGTTTCATTAGCTTCTTCCATTCAGAATACACTTCGTCTTTCCAAAAACGACGTCGCTTTTGTTCTTTCTCCAAACTCAACTCATATTCCGATTCTGtacttttctcttctctccctCGGTGTTGTAATCTCTCCTGCTAATCCCCTCAGCACAGAATCTGAGCTTTTGCGACAGATTAAGTTAACGAAACCTGTAATCGCGTTTGCTACATCGAGAAACTTCCAGAAGCTTCCGAAATTGAAACACCCAGCTGTTCTTATCGATACGCCGGAGTTCgaattgatgatgatgaacACTGGATTGAAGCTCAAAACAGTAGAAGTGAATCAATCGGATTTAGCGGCGATTATGTATTCGTCGGGGACTACAGGGGAGGTAAAGGGGGTGAAGCTGACTCATCGGAATTTTATAGCAAGTATTGCGAATTACCATGCTCAGAGACCGGAGAGGGATTCGCCGGCGGTGATGTTGTATACGGTGCCGTTGTTTCATGTGTTTGGTTTTCATTACATGTTGAAATCGGTAGCTATAACTGATACTGTTGTGGTGATGGAGAGATTTGATTTGAAGAAAATGTTGAAGACGGTAGTGGATTTCAGGGTGACACAATTAGTGGTGGCTCCGCCGGTTGTGGTGGCGATGGCTAAAGGAAGTGTTACTCATGGCTATGATTTGAGTTCATTAGAAGCAGTTGGCAGCGGCGGAGCTTCACTTGGGAAAGATGTTATGCAAGCATTTGCACACAAGTTTccaaacatcatattatttcaA GGATATGGACTAACTGAAACAACCGGAGCAGCATTTCGGTCTGCAACAACTGAAGAAATGCTTCATCAGGGTTCTGTAGGAAGGTTAATGGCAAATTCTGAAGCAAAAATTGTAGATCCGGACACTGGAATTGCTCTGTGTCCTGTTGAGCAAGGAGAGCTCTGGATTAAAGGTCCAATCATTATGCAAG GTTACATCGGTGATCCGAAGAACACTTCTGAAACTCTGATGCCATGTGGGTGGTTGAGGACTGGTGATCTTTGTTATATTGATCATCATGGATACCTTTTTGTCGTAGACAGGCTGAAGGAGCTGATCAAATATAAGGGATACCAG GTTGCTCCTGCTGAACTAGAACAACTTCTTCAATCTCACCCTGAAATAGTAGATGCTGCTGTCATACC ATATCCTGATGAAGAAGCTGGTCAACTGCCCATGGCGTTTGTTGTGAGACGTCCCCAAAGCACTCTTGACAAAGAACAAGTGattgattttatttcaaaacag GTTGCTCCATATAAGAAGATAAGGCGGGTGGCATTTGTTAGCTCCATACCAAAAAGTCCATCAGGGAAGATATTGAGAAGAGAATTAAAAAGGATTCATTTACCAGGATCGAAGTTGTAA